A segment of the Zingiber officinale cultivar Zhangliang chromosome 8B, Zo_v1.1, whole genome shotgun sequence genome:
ACCAATGGTGTTCTGGCCGTTggagttttttgtttttttgtttttgacaGTTGACATTATTTGATCGTTATTGATAGCTATGATTTAATATTTATTCCTCTCCAACCTCTATAAATAGGAAGCTTATTTCATTGTTTCCACACATATATATCTTCTTTATTCTCATTTTCAACTCTGCAATCTCCATACACTTTGAACTCCAATTCCATGTTTTGATTATAATGGAAAGAGGCCGAGTGTGAGGAGGTTCATCATCTTAATCTCGGAAGGGGGAAGTACATAGTGAATCCAATCCGAATGAGCTCAACGTTCAATCCACTGATGAAAAGATCGAGCAACTTCCAACACTTGAAACACCAGTACTACCAATACAATTACTTCTAGGGTTTAGAAagtttcttttttaaaattttctatttttttaaacattttgaaaataTCACTCTTTCATTGAAAGAATTACATGCAAAATGTAATGACTGCAGTGCTTCCTATGAATTTTAAATCAGCGACGATTATGAGTTATTGAAACTACATGTAGAAATGAAGTACTTGATGGAATATGAAATTAACTGTTCTCAATCACAATTATTTAGATTTCCTACTAGTGAAAGtattgattttgtttttttttatattttgataataaattttaaaattatttgctaGATTTATTTCAGTAGAACATCTTTAATTTGTTTCCGTATAATATCTTTTATTcacttatgaaaatttttataaagaaaCTCTTAATCTATTAAAAGTATTACTAAAATTACGCTTACTTGtataattaaaacattaaaaaaataaggaaaaaatttattgaagaatttagtaaattaatgaataaagtttttttatgttatgatatttgGAGTGGTACAAATATATTCATATGTGAGTACTTATTATTTGATCGATAACTTTTGGAATATTCGAAAAAAATTattagagtttttgatgaatcatatgATGCTCACAACATCTTACAATtattatgttaaattttaaaaaaatatgagttaatttataaaatattttcaatataattttaaaatgctaGTTCTATTATCGCTagtattttattatttgtggTTTATTTTTCCATATTCATTTTGTTTTAGAAAGtaatattaaatcaattagatTATTTCTTATTTAGGGTTGCATTCCTCCATAATAAAATAATAgagaaaattttgtaaaaataatagaatgaaacttaaaaaaaaattctaatttaacaTATTATTTGTTGCCAGATTCATTCAATgtcaaaaattattatatttattttttcataaaatattaataatactaatatatatattaatcttcactaaattattatattttaaaaatatttaattatacaaCCGAAATTTTTATTATCTTATTTTTCATTtggttttagattttttttttataatattagttttaaatgaaaatagtaataaggaagttttatttccttgtatattagtaataaaaaataaaataggaaaaatatttttttccataTTCTTAACATTTATTTAGTTACATGTACTttaaaccctaaataataatattatatataatattagaaattatttatactatatttataaaaaaaaatatagtataaaatataaatacaaactaatatttttaaaacttaaaaaaaactttattaaaagAATGATACGAGAATTATTTTAtggtttttttaattttaatgaagctCAAAGCAAAGTTTGATAAGTGATGGTCATCAAAAACTCAAAGTATTCtcattgacaaaaaaaaaaattaacttatccAATATTACTAATTATCGTGAAATAAACGTTCAAGCTCAAATATTAATCGACGATTGAACCAGAGccgaataaaaaaaaacaaagaatacaaccttcagatgacgaagttgaaaaATTTAATACCAAATGAATAAATACTACaggaatagaaaatgaaaaaataacGTCAATTTATAAGATAAAGGGGTAAAAGATAAAAGAATTATGTGAATTTTAATTCCTCTATATTTCCGAGATACGTatactgttaggatccttcgtacggctagagaggggggtgtgaatagccgaccccaatctttcgcgtttcttcctacgattaggttagtgcagcggaaatacaacgtagaaagaaaacaggagaagaaagacaaaccatataacgaggttcggagatgaactcctactcctcggcgtgtccgtaaggtggacgaagcctaccaatccgtcggtggatgagtccccggaaacccggctaatagatactccttgtgggtggagaaacctcaccacaatttttacaacagcaataggagtacaaataggaacaagaaaacaagaacagaaatgtaaacaacacttgcttgccttcttgaagtcagcaggaaccctggtgaagcagcagcttctcggatccaagcctagctagaaaaccagcaacaggaagaagctcacgcgaagctttagcacccaacgagctcaacaaagctcaagaagaagaagcttgagAGAGAACTTCCGAAGGAAGAAGTAGTCAAGGAGAGATTTTCATCAAGTCCCGTAGCCCTCTTTATACCGccaagaagaagagagaactAGCTGCTACGCTAGAACTGACCGATCAAGCCACCGATCGGTCTGGTtaatcggtcccgcaccgatcgagGCTtcacagagttgcccaactctgcagAATCTGACGGCCCTGACCGATCCAACGTATCCGATCCGCCCCGCATCGATCAAGAAGCCTGACATTGCTTGTTATCCGATCGGCCACCGACCTATCGATACACAACGATATCGAGATCGATCcgcagcttggttttgcccaaaccaagtcccaaaccttccaaaccaatatccggccAACctcgacctattggtacttcatccctagatCTCGTCACCTCGACTGCTAAGTATCCTGTCAAtcccttcgacctacttggactttcctcaacaccgacGTCCGATCATCTcgatctatctggatttttcctgcccgacttcactcaccgtgactttccacaccgcctaacatcccagggaTTTTCACCcgccttcactcaccaagactttccaactacctaacatcccagactttcccaccgcctgcttcactcactgcTTTTCCATAACATCCTGCCAGACTTTCTCACACTCactgactttccaaccgcctaacatcccagctaggacgcccggcttcactcactgtgacttttacCCGCTTATCACtcctaggactttcccaccgacttcactcaccagactttccacaccgcctaacatcccgctagactttccacctggtttcactcaccagactttctaccgcctaacatcccgctaggtCTTTCCTAAGCTCCCCGCTGACTTCtccgccaagtctccacacttggacttctcatcaagtcaaccagtcaacctcgacctaaggttgcacctacaatctcccaaacacctattcttgtcaaacatcaagaatagaactctctcacgagtgtcaaacatcaacatgcaactcaactaggtcaaccttgacctaaggttccaccgacaatcttcccaagtcaaacatcaaaatacaactcgagtcaagtcacctcgagtcgggtcaaccaggtcaaccttgacctaagattgcaccaacatatacaACATAAACGAGTGAAAATCTTTTTTATGaatttatacttttatttttttaatataataattttaaactatGATAAACCGTCTAGAAATCTTGAACTATAATAGCCCTGAACAGTTAAGGGTTGATCTCAAGAACTGTTGAATCAACGATTTTGAACCGTCAAGTCAGTAATTTTGAATCATCTATTCCTAACTGAACCGATGATTCTAAACGAAACAATTCTAAGCACcctacaatctcccaaatatTCACAGTTCAATATTCAACTACCACGCACTGCAAGACATTTTTCTCCTCCATTGAAATGACAAAATCACAAAATTGAGATGTTGGTTGAACCACTAGACCGCCCGTTGCAATTTCAAATTAATAACATGACAAATAGAGATCGTAACTATCGAAACATTCACCAAAGAAGCTCCAAAGATCATTCCAATAGatgaagtcctccacaaattgtCCATATTGATCAATGCCGAACAACAACAGCCCATCAACCATAACGGAAATATAGTCTAGATCAAATAAGTACGGCATCGAAGAAAGTCAACCATCTTCTAAAACCCTAGCTTTGTGCGACGCCAGTGCCTGCGCTTGGCGTTATACCTATTAATGATGTAAAAAAACAGGAAGATTATGAAGAACTGGAAGttaagacaatcaaaataacgaGAAGTGACGGAAAACGAGGAACCTGATGGTGTTGTCAGTCCTCAAGCGGATCCAGTGGGGGATCGGGCGGTTCTGGCGCATCTTCTTAGCTAGCTTCTGCTTAATCTTGAACGTCTTATGTGACGGCTGAAATATCAAAAAGGTAAACGATACAAACCAAGCATGTACATCCATGAAATTAAAAGGAGGGGGGAATTGCATACCATCTTCGCGGAATCCTCCCAACTCTCTGTCCTCCAAGCCCGCGGCGCAAACCCTAAACCGAAGAAATGACCCGATGCGATTATATGGAAGAATTTGGGAACGTCTGGTCCTTTAAAGACTGCCCtgattatttttgctacttcggccCATTAATTAAGTCCACGGGTGATATTTGATTAATCATTGCGTCATATTTCCTCAAGTGTGTGTGATAAATTATAAGAACTATTTATATAATCATCTTTCTGAATGAATGTTTATGAAAAAAATGGATCAATTTTCACAAATATTGATTATCTTTCCAGTTTACATGcatgaattataaaaaataatagcgAGGTTTTGTTGCGAAGGTAAGAGATGGAACGAGCTCCCTAATCTTATCTTGAATATATTATAtcgggagaatttaaaaattttatgataTTAGTTCATCTATGCTTTATTGATTTATTCGAGTAGCGAGTAGCGAGTAGCGAGtaagataaaatattttcatGAACAAGATTAATTAGCGATTAATCCGATAATAAAAGTGAGATATTTGAATtaccaaataaaaaataaatattttctaaatttaatctCATCAGCAAAGTTCTCATAGCAATTTATAAATACGATTTGCAGGAATATTAAAGGCATAACtgttttttcaaaaaatacattattaaaaaatagtttttaaaatttggtAATGCTGCCAACGCTTCTTGTGCGACATTGAGTAAAATCCGACGTGAATAATCTGacataatcaaaatttaatttttttaatcattctTTTATTTACATGCaataatttttctctcttttcttttaaattaaaaccAACACCAACTGAGATCATCACTAACACTATTAGTGGTGGTTTTTAAAGACCAGCGCTGGTGCTGGTTTATACAACCATCACCATTTTACATGCAAAAAAGAGAAAATAAGTGCATGCATGAACGAGAGAGAAAAGTGTTACATAGAGCtaagagataaaaataataataataagtttgGACTATGTCAAATTAACCATGTATGCTGGTGCTTATATAAGGGTATGTAGAGTATCAAATTATATACAGAGAAAGAGTTTTGATATGCTCACATGACGCCGCACATCTAGTGTgcacctaaattttttttcaatttgattttttttacttaatactataacccaaatcCTAAACAAAATTTGAGTGggataaccaaaaactaaaaaaaataaataataaataaataaataatcaattACACTATGTACtccgaatatatatatatatatataaaatttattttgaaagaaCAACTTACATTATTTTGATCATTCTATGTCATTAACTTTATCTCTtaatatatcatcatctatatttaaataaattatatcttgTTTTATCGTTGTTAGTCAAGTTTTTTTCCTCTTACTCACTTGATGTACATATTTTTCATAGCTTCACATGGCCTAACCGGaatatttattggtcatctaagtacatgttcgtaccatcttaaatatGTCTCTCGGAGATTTTCCTTAATAGATGAACTTCGACTTTCTCTTTAATGTTTATTTCTTATTCTAGTTATTCTCGTTATGTTCACACATttaccttaacattctcatctctacaATTCTTAATTTATACTTATGTGTTCGAGTCATAACTTAACATTTAACATCTAAAATATAGTTAGGCTTAGCCGTTGTTTTATAGAACTTTATGTTAAAATTTAGAGGTATTTTATGATCACATTAAACATTTGACGTCATCCTTCATTTCAACTATTATActttgtattctatgtaaaacaACTATCTCAATTCCTCCGtctttttacaaaaatgatcttaaatacaTAAACATATCAGTTCCAGACAATTTGTCATCtactatcttaacaattatctcattacgtctaatattgttaaagttaaatttcatatattctatttttatttattaaacctaaatctttcacttctagtattttctgtcaaaattttagtttagcatttacttcttcatatgttttatttatcaaaataatatcattcaaAAATAACATATATCACGTACTATATTTTGAATGTGTCCAATAAATTTGTTCAtgattaatataaaaaaatgGAGACTTACAATTAATCATTGATGTAATCATCTTTATTAGAAATACTTTAATTAATCCACCTAAAATCTTCATTCTTGCTGTTATATTCtcataaatatccttaattaattcaatatatacTATGCTAAcacatctattttttaaaattatctaccTCATAAATTTTTCCATATTTTATAAAAGAAAATCTACCTTCATTGataaactatttttttattatttttaataacataataaataattttacaaGTTATTCAACATTTTATTTCCCTAATCTCTATCAAAATATTATTTGGTCAAACAATTATTCCTATCTTACATTCTATTTGAAATTTattctattaataaaaatataaatcatttaaaaaattaataaaaacaccTTAACCATCGCTCTCAGTTCCATGCCTTTTCAAGTAAAGTGCGTACAAAGAATATTATATTCGATATTGATTAgcaataatttgtaaaaatatattttttttggaaTAGCAGATGTTTTTAaaacaaataattttttcaaaaaaaatattcatgaaaactaaaaaaataaaaatttatttgggTCAGTGATCACAGCATACAGATGTCATGTATCAGCAAAGTTGGCAACAGAATCAGTAAATAAAATGTTGATTAAATCACCCCTCTGTGACTCTACTCAACATTGATTTCCATTTACATGCTTTGAAGTCTTAATGAgcacaaaaacaaaaaacaaaaaaaacaaaaaaagataGAGTCACATTTACCATGTACCTGTTGGATGTTCTGACCATTTCGCATTATTCACCATGTACCGTGACTGCCCGGCTTGGGCAAGGA
Coding sequences within it:
- the LOC122016183 gene encoding 60S ribosomal protein L39-like; translation: MPSHKTFKIKQKLAKKMRQNRPIPHWIRLRTDNTIRYNAKRRHWRRTKLGF